A stretch of DNA from Malus sylvestris chromosome 9, drMalSylv7.2, whole genome shotgun sequence:
caacactaggtaagcaatcaggaaaggttccaggcagtcggttccttaccgggagtttgagtggaggttccgacatattgctttctttatccttgtcttcgcatgcaagaacaaggacaaaggaaaggacagggagattgcatgatatgagataatcttactctggtccctgaagatatgtgataatcttgctctggtgtgacatgtttgaagaggtattctcggagaggaagaaaactgagtatttcgagatgctatgttgaagatgcattctcggagatgaggaagagttaggtattcttgcagtGTTGCAGGTCTaccttgttatggagaacagatgtcgacatatatagagatttctcaatagcaagtggtggtgctgtgcttttactcttatcagcaactgtggtgtaaatagaatagtaagatttacgcgttttcaactttgtcagagatctttgacaaaattgcacgCGACATCTGAAAAAGCTGGGATTACGTCTGAAAAATgctaacgaactttattcaggaaaatctggcttttgaaattcagagagcggtgcctcttcgatctttgaacgaGTGGCTCtgctgcctcttcttttatagagacatcaattgtgttcaagagtatgctcagaaagttgctgcctgTAAAAATTTCATCTATCTTGcacttctgaaattttatttgacctctgtttttccttcatcatttctgaaaaatgacttgcccatctaacatttgcttagatttgagtcttaggagtgatacagacgagcagcgtcaggataatatatggcgcccgtccttcttatcttctaatggtcctcttacggttggggactctgtgatgaagaataacataaccgctactgtggtagttaggaatcttctcactccaagggATAACAAGATCCTTTCAGAACGGTTTGAAGAGTTggccgttcaagactccttggctctcagtgttcagtgtgctggctctgtttccaatatgggccaacgcctacttgctcaaactcgccaagttgaattatTGATGGCGGatgtggcaagtcttaaacaagagatcagagggctcaagcacgagaatagggtgttacacgtgcttgcaaatagttactctatgagcatgaaaagaaagctcgaccaggAATCTGAAAGTcgaattcaaagtgatcaccagaggtttgttgctagattccgaaagcaactgatgccttccccttctggtgttttgctaagtactggggtgccacatgatcaatctccagtgcctcccccttctggggtacttccgagtactgaggcttcacatgagcaacctttgtgaaggctccatcctatttgtttgttttaactcatgtgtatgtatatatctgtaatttcttggagatattaataaataagctttatttcattcaatgtattgtgccaaatacaataaagcatatacttcactaagatgtggtacttctggaccaagtattaatttatctttaccctcacgaagataaatgattattcttagtgtcttcatcatatgagtattcaactcataatcttcaatccatatggttcttttaatatcataaatatcatggataagattcgtgttggtagattgttcgatctgcagctcgagacaataattccttcaacactttataatttttctagactcttcaggagtcccaatttaatatcatcaactcttcaagagttataatttaatgtcattgactcttgcaagagattttagtatgttgcaacaatattataatgatagtactcactaaggcaatttatatcatccattggtattgagtacatattttatgttttaccaTTCAgaggcttacttcaagcaatttgaatccttcaagggttttctacacttcatgatacattttcctttggaatttatacagagcaatttgctcccatgtatacttgagggatttacttatggagatataatGTGagcgactcacaacccttcgtatataattctctatttatatgaactcgtttacaagaGTTCAATTAGTAatcttgtgtcatatcatgtgagtgtatttcactgtattacaaatgcccatatgtaacctcctcggttcaacatcttttggctatttgtattttattcaaatatataggtccatttttccacgttcttacaacattgtaatggaattgcctttctccatttttggccaataattttccttttgtcgacaaacaaaagaacgtgactcaatattaacacagctcattgatgaatttagtagctacttgtaaaaaccaaaattatcattggttatcatcaatccgtgatcccatatgctcatatgcatgcgcatgcataaaagctttttttttatttcttttggatatccattgcctcttcaagggcattatACTATCTCTTCTAGGATAATCGTAATTTAGAGAATTCGGATCATAACCTCATTTTGAgggttatagagcttggattttaatctccacttctaggagttgagtcattggaacctatacgtCTATCATGCTACATGCAAGAAACATCAATATTCCCATGTCTGCGGATTGTCCTTTCTAGAACGTATTATCCATGcagcgactgtcatgcttctggcatgcaacaatTATGCTTCaggaatgcaatagttcagtagtgccatattcctttttttttttttttcgaatgactgaaccttttgagtctaaaggtctgccacgcttcagacgtgcaacagataaatcatttattgtctcattattttgtccaacaaggacatcaattcttgtaggcacatttgcagcaagtatatatgatttcatcactttcgttgcatcattcaattattcctatttcattttttcattgattgcttcgtgaatcaaaataagacaaattctcttcgttcttctggaacggtattTTCTCATCATTATTCTGGAACgatattttctccccctaacagcgggaaaattgtcttatcaaaataacAGTCCGCAAACCATGCGGTAAATATATCCCCAATCAAGGGttctaaatattgaatgatagatggtgttcaACTTTAATGCCTAATCCacgatgatgcctcatttcagtacgttgtggtagtgcaataggcacatagataacacaaccaaaaactcgtaaatgtataatgtttggctGGTTCCCAAAcccgagttgtactgagaagtattgatggtcggtaacatgtctcaaccgaattaataatgcatcatgtaaagtttacatgtccccatgtagaaaattggcaatttcattttcatgagcagagcgcgggaaatcaatttcattcgcttaataaatgcttctgctaaaccattttgagtatggacataaggaacttctggtccttatttaatagtctgtaaactgagactcttatggcttgtattacaattaagttaaggcactgcggcacttcaaacttacggtactcatctaggaacttcatgtcctgatcttcaggatcaagggacttcatACCTGATCTTTTTGCGTGATGGAACTTCAGGTCCAAtcatttttatatgatgaggatcaagaaactgcaggttctgatctgatcaaTGAACTTTaggtcctatatatactcattgtaacaaaagataagtacaataaataaattaaagcaataggcggtaattccagccataatgaataaattgcatttaagtaaataaagcttgtgacaagggctttaattcagcaccatcaaaacttaaagcaataggcggtaaaaccgtccatggtaaataaattgctttaaagtaaataaagcttgtgacaagggctttgattcagcaccattcacataaatatcaaagctttaaagcaaagggtaataattctacccactataaataaattgctttaaataaatagaacttgtgacatgtgctttaaaccaacaccatgcacataaataaatatataattttattatttcttttcataatggTGATGGTCTCATCAACTTCCCACTATcaactttattattattttttattatttcttcccTTCACTTCTGTCGGGGCACCCATCCAAATTGTCcttattttattaatgttttcATTTCACAACAACAAGTCCTTTTAGTTACTCAGGAAGTAAAAGTAATAAtaagttccaattggtgttcctcctccggtgagtttcgaaaaagtcgaaacggttcccataagttttggagtcaagagtgtctgcaacttatgagaagatcaaaccgttagatttagttcaaattttagtatgatatggataagaggataccaaacaactttcgtgaagaaacaatttcgatTTGAGCTACAGAAATAGAGTTATGGTACTCATAAGGtggctgtccagttttctgCGGAAATTGGAAACTGGTTTAGTATTTCAGACATCTGCAACGATTGCACCGTTaaagttttctgaaattttgatatgttgtagatactgagtggacgaacaactttcaagaagaaagtattttAATCCGAGGTCCGCAGGTTGGAGTTCAGAGGCTGTTTACATGGCTGTCAAATTCTTTACGAATTTTGAGTATgtactcttttgcttctgcaaaggatgatatacagtcatacaacaatatatatagttgcttcaagaaaatcaattgtactgagatttgaagatgaaatgaaaattatttcttatctgtgagattccagCTGAAGGAGGTGAACAGGATTtgtggcgttgtgctttccactgacatgagagcttctcgtgctaataacgtgttgtaaaatcgactgtgggtgcagtggaataaatgaaacaagacacaaaatttacgaggttcctctacagtcagtgtgactggagtacgtcctcggggcagcagtggtgctttcattataatttgaaataatatgagtacaaagataaccctctctattatctcctctcatcttcctctcttttctctctttcctttccttcctctctctcccgtGAGTCCCTCACATTCATCTCCaattcttcctttttttatCACCCCTTTTGAACACTTgtaatgctctatttatagagcaaacaAAACACTATTAAACTTGTGAAATGTTTACTATGTGCATGTGGGGTTACTATGtgcatgtgggcatacatacACAATTTACAACAGATTGACAGATGAAGATGACTTTTTGTTCGTGATTTATttggttgatatatatatatatatatatatatatatatatatatatatgtatcgaTCGTTATGTATATCAAGGCTGCTAATTGATTGATATCTTGATAAAGATGAATTTTCGTTCGTGATTTATATGGTTGATATTTTATCTACTGTTTTGTAGCAGCGTTATGATGCTCCTTGTAGAATAACAATTTCAACTATTCTAGTTGCTTATTTAAGGATCTCATAACTAATCAGTCTAGAAGATATGTGGTGTGTGGGGACTAAGTTTGGGGTGGGGAAGGTGTGTATGTTTGTGATTTGAGAGTGGGGAACCATTAATCATATCAAGAATTCTTTCCTAAAACATGATTAAGAGCCCTAATATGCGTCACGTGGTcatctcacatttttttttttgggtatacCGTATACTGGTGGGGGGTGGGTTTTTTTGgaggagaggggggggggggggggtggtgtTGTTAAGTCAGCGGATGCACCGACACTGAATAGACGAGTCAGGGGGATGGCCCGATATGGAGTCTGGAATTTTGAGTTGCAGCGCTGCCGTAAGAAGATGGATTGTGTTCGTGTATCGTGCTTGTCCTTTTCTCTATCctccttttattttaatttgggcCTACcagatgagagattttttaatatgATTTGTACGGGTGATACATCATGTGTCATTAAACAAATGGTGAGATATATGTggtaaaatgttaataacttaaaaaataaaatttcctacaatttctattaaaacacgtggtgtaccacttgtgttccagttataactaaaaatttcccTTACCAGCAGCATCTTCTGTCttaaaaaatttttttttttgatgtttttaaatttaattcattatttaataaactaataattaagaaaaactagttaattaaataattattgtAGTATACGATGAGTCTTTCTCCTTTATTTCcttatgtttaaattttttttcaaatgatatGACAGTTCATATCAAATATCATCTAAGTTGATATagaaatatggtataaaaatatggtatgaataacattaatatccctacaaaataattaaatattgaaTGCTAAATATATTCTTTAACTTTTTAAGTTATTAGTGTCTATTCACCTCATAATTACTAGCAATTAGCACACACGCTTCACATGTTCAactaaatttgtttttattttattacgaCTTATGATTAGTGAACGAATgacaactcaaaaaaaaaaaaaaaacaaatacaaatacaaaaacggaagagagaggaagagagggagaaaggtgaggtttatttatttatttttaaatttttaaataggATATGTTATATTTACATAGATGTGATGGTAGTATAAATAACAGTAAAATTTGAGCTAGGTGTAATTGCTAAATTgtctatgtttttttatttttgttcaattcTGGTAAGAGGGTTAGAATGGTAATTTGATAGAATTTAAATTGACgaatatagttttattaatatgTAATTTAGATTAATAGCTCATAACAAAGAAAACCCTTCAAGTGGCCAGTATCTTGGAAAGgaaaaaaccattttttttttttgggtgaatggAGGGGTGAAGACAACCCCAGACGAACTAAAACTCAAGAAAAACCTTTCAATCTAATAGttgtaaaaaaacaaatgaCACTGAATATTTTAGCAAGACTTCAAATCTTTAAAGAACAAAACAAGTTCAGCCATGTACATACAACGTGCACGACGAAATgattaatgtaaaaaaaatttaccaaaatttgTCGCTACTTTGTGGTCCttcttttgttattatttttgtcCTTGGCCAAAGTAGGTCGTTCTATCTGGACAAGAATTCTCCtcggattttttttcttttcgtagGAATTCGGAGATCAATTAATTGTATTTGTTTATCCTATATCATGTGATTAATTTTTATTAGGTACTatgtatatttaattttaaatttaaaataatttttaatatctATAATGAACGGATATGATTAATTTATCATCCAGATTCTCAAGAGAATCCGAAAAGGATCTATTCCGTTCTATATATTAAATAAGGTGTCCCCCATTGAACAGAACCCGCATCAGAACAACACAGCTAGCTCAGACCATCTGTGAACAACTCCAGACAAAAATAATGGAAGACCTGAAGCCCACTTCAGTCAACTCATCTCCTCTAACCCCCTTGGGATTTCTGGAAAGAGCAGCCACCGTTTACGGCGACTGCCCCTCCGTTGTCTACGAAGACACCACCTACACGTGGACGCAGACCCACCGTCGCTGTCTCCGCGTCGCTTCCTCCATATCATCCCTCGGCATCGACAGAGGCCACGTGGTGTCTGTCCTTTCCCCAAACGTCCCCGCCATGTACGAGCTACACTTCGCCGTGCCCATGTCCGGCGCCATCCTCAACACCATCAACACCCGCCTCGACACCCGCACCGTCTCCCTACTCCTGCGCCACAGCGAATCAAAACTAGTCTTCGTCGACTACGAATTGCAATCCCTAGTCCTTGAAGCCATCTCTCTCTTCCCGCCAAATACCCCCTCCCCTAGACTCGTCCTCATCGCCAACGATTCCGGCGCGCCGTCACGCGCAGCACAACTCGACCACTTCCTCTGCACGTACGAGAACCTCGTGGAGACAGGCGACGAGGGGTTCGAGTGGGTCCCGCCGTCGAACGAGTGGGACCCCATAACGCTGAATTACACGTCGGGTACCACATCGTCTCCCAAGGGAGTAGTTCACTGCCACAGAGGGGCTTTCATCATCACCGTCGATTCCCTGATTGACTGGGGCGTACCCAAACAGCCCGTGTACCTGTGGACCCTACCAATGTTCCACTCTAACGGGTGGAACTTCCCATACGGGATGGCAGCCGTCGGTGGGACGAACATCTGCGTCCGTAAGTTCGACGGCCAAATCATCTACGCCATGATCAAACGACACGGTGTCACTCACATGTGCGGTGCGCCCGTGGTGCTGAACATGCTCACAAACGTCCGGTCCGGAACCGAAAAGCTCGAGTACCCAGTACACATCCTAACCGGCGGAGCACCGCCGCCGGCTCAGGTTCTCATCCGGACCGAGTCCATGGGTTTCGTGGTGAGTCACGGGTACGGGCTGACCGAAACGGCGGGGGTGGTGGTGTCGTGCGCGTGGAAGGGGAAGTGGAATTTGTTGCCGGCGACGGAGAGAGCGAGGCTGAAGTCGAGGCAAGGAGTGAGGACGGTCGGAATGACCCGAGTCGACGTGGTTGACCCGGACTCGGGACTCAGCGTAAAACGCGACGGAATGTCGCTCGGCGAGATCGTTCTGAGAGGCGGGTGCGTGATGCTCGGGTATCTGAAGGACCCATCGGGAACGGCCAAGTGCATGAAAGGCGGGTGGTTTTATACTGGTGACGTGGGGGTAATTCATCCCGATGGCTATTTGGAAATCAAGGACAGATCCAAGGACGTTATTATAAGCGGGGGCGAGAACCTGAGCAGCGTGGAGGTGGAGTCAGTGCTGTATACGAACCCGGCTGTCGACGAGGCGGCGGTTGTGGCGAGGCCTGACGAGTTTTGGGGGGAGACGCCGTGCGCGTTTGTGAGCTTGAAGAGTGATGTGACGGCGAAGCCAACGGAGAATGAGATCATGGAGTATTGCAGGAAGAAGCTGCCGAAATACATGGTGCCAAAAACGGTGGTGTTTAAGGACGAGCTTCCCAAGACTTCGACCGGGAAGATTCAGAAGTTTGTGCTCAGACAGATGGCTAAGGGTTTGGGTTCGTCGAGGCTGAGTCGGATGTAACTTTAaatatcaattaattaattaatgattgCATTGTCAAATTTCAACCCATTTATGATGTTCATGTAAGTGATTTTTCTGGGCAGTGGTGATGATCAATGTTTGCTCACGACACTACAGAGTGGAAGTGGCATTTCATTATGAATGTATATCTTTCATTGAACAGTGCCTTTTTAAGCATATTTCAAATATTATTGGAGTGGAATTTATGTAGCAAATGTGAACAATTTGAACAGCTGGTGATGTTGTTGCTTTCTATTACCTAGACTGTAATGAATGTATTCAATTTggatttttaagaattttaattcataaattttgtgtatcaggattttaagtaattttataaaaattcaatgtatatttaatcatgattttaagatagtttattaaaatcgtTAGAAATCCgaatgtattcaattagaatttaattttaaagaatttaaaaaaaattaaagaattaaagGGAATTGTAGAGAtttcgtaatgtattttaagTATTCACAAATCTTACATATctccatg
This window harbors:
- the LOC126583269 gene encoding 2-methylpropanoate--CoA ligase CCL4-like — its product is MEDLKPTSVNSSPLTPLGFLERAATVYGDCPSVVYEDTTYTWTQTHRRCLRVASSISSLGIDRGHVVSVLSPNVPAMYELHFAVPMSGAILNTINTRLDTRTVSLLLRHSESKLVFVDYELQSLVLEAISLFPPNTPSPRLVLIANDSGAPSRAAQLDHFLCTYENLVETGDEGFEWVPPSNEWDPITLNYTSGTTSSPKGVVHCHRGAFIITVDSLIDWGVPKQPVYLWTLPMFHSNGWNFPYGMAAVGGTNICVRKFDGQIIYAMIKRHGVTHMCGAPVVLNMLTNVRSGTEKLEYPVHILTGGAPPPAQVLIRTESMGFVVSHGYGLTETAGVVVSCAWKGKWNLLPATERARLKSRQGVRTVGMTRVDVVDPDSGLSVKRDGMSLGEIVLRGGCVMLGYLKDPSGTAKCMKGGWFYTGDVGVIHPDGYLEIKDRSKDVIISGGENLSSVEVESVLYTNPAVDEAAVVARPDEFWGETPCAFVSLKSDVTAKPTENEIMEYCRKKLPKYMVPKTVVFKDELPKTSTGKIQKFVLRQMAKGLGSSRLSRM